A region from the Candidatus Thiothrix putei genome encodes:
- a CDS encoding Fe2+-dependent dioxygenase — protein sequence MLLLIKNVLDAQRVKEVQELLATGEFVDGRFSAGMEAAKVKYNQELSPNSPLHRRLNAMVMSPLVQHPEYQAAVMPLRVATAFYARYLPGMTYGFHVDDPVMGPMSGRYRTDVSTTVFLNDDYEGGEIVIRTAYGEEKIRGEAGDAVVYDSGSWHKVAEVTKGFRLVAVTWAQSLVKDPQQRELLYQLAKAREGVIAKLPQSDEAASVSTVHINLLRMWSEV from the coding sequence ATGCTCTTACTGATTAAAAATGTTCTTGATGCACAGCGTGTGAAAGAAGTGCAAGAATTGCTTGCCACGGGTGAATTCGTGGATGGGCGCTTTTCGGCGGGGATGGAGGCGGCTAAGGTGAAGTACAACCAAGAGCTTTCCCCGAACAGCCCCTTGCATCGGCGTTTGAATGCGATGGTAATGTCGCCCTTGGTGCAACACCCGGAATATCAGGCAGCGGTGATGCCGTTGCGGGTGGCAACGGCGTTTTATGCCCGTTATTTGCCGGGGATGACGTATGGTTTCCACGTAGACGATCCGGTCATGGGGCCAATGTCGGGGCGTTACCGTACCGATGTGTCTACGACTGTTTTTCTGAATGACGACTACGAAGGGGGAGAAATCGTCATCCGTACCGCTTATGGGGAAGAAAAAATACGCGGGGAAGCTGGTGATGCAGTGGTATATGATTCTGGCAGTTGGCACAAGGTCGCGGAAGTGACCAAAGGTTTTCGTTTGGTTGCGGTTACGTGGGCGCAAAGTTTGGTGAAAGATCCGCAGCAACGTGAGTTGCTCTACCAATTAGCCAAAGCCCGCGAAGGCGTGATAGCAAAATTACCCCAGTCAGATGAGGCTGCCAGCGTCAGCACCGTGCATATTAATTTGCTGCGGATGTGGAGTGAGGTGTAG
- the soxA gene encoding sulfur oxidation c-type cytochrome SoxA — MITRTLSRLLVSGLLLASAGNALAEAPKPAKSGYEFVKDETRAMQDDEVENTGFIAVEQGRELFNQSPASGKSCASCHGETGEKLDVKNLARYPIYDKALGGIVRLDDRINICREKQSGETPLPAYSAELIALETFVRHLAVGEPVNVQTDGEMADLLKKGEELYHIRFGLIDMSCAHCHDSYPGQFIRGQKISQGQGNGFPAYRLDTGEMANLDLRIKQCLVLMRAEPFAPDAEESKLLGAYLMARSNGLKIETPAIRY; from the coding sequence ATGATTACACGCACGTTATCACGCTTATTGGTGAGCGGTTTGTTGCTGGCAAGCGCTGGCAATGCCTTAGCAGAAGCGCCTAAGCCCGCTAAGTCGGGGTATGAGTTCGTCAAGGATGAAACCCGTGCCATGCAAGATGATGAGGTTGAAAACACCGGCTTTATTGCGGTTGAGCAGGGGCGTGAGCTGTTTAATCAGTCACCCGCTTCAGGCAAATCGTGCGCCAGTTGCCACGGTGAAACGGGTGAAAAGCTGGATGTGAAAAACCTTGCCCGTTACCCGATTTACGATAAAGCTTTGGGCGGCATTGTGCGGTTAGATGATCGCATCAATATTTGCCGTGAAAAGCAGTCGGGCGAAACGCCATTGCCAGCCTATTCCGCTGAATTGATTGCCTTGGAAACGTTTGTGCGGCATCTGGCGGTGGGTGAACCGGTGAATGTGCAAACCGATGGCGAAATGGCGGATTTGCTGAAAAAAGGCGAGGAGCTTTATCACATACGCTTTGGCTTGATTGATATGTCGTGCGCCCATTGCCATGACAGTTATCCGGGGCAATTTATTCGTGGGCAAAAGATCAGTCAGGGGCAGGGTAATGGTTTCCCCGCTTACCGTTTGGATACCGGCGAAATGGCAAACCTCGACTTGCGGATTAAGCAGTGTTTGGTGTTGATGCGTGCCGAGCCGTTTGCGCCGGATGCGGAAGAAAGTAAATTGTTGGGGGCGTATCTTATGGCGCGTTCCAACGGGTTGAAGATTGAAACGCCTGCCATTAGGTATTGA
- the soxX gene encoding sulfur oxidation c-type cytochrome SoxX — translation MKTLNTLIFLLFATTPGLAAEAEGVPPPPEAYCKWEMVNYSIPAPLCGLKGEALRGEKVVADAARGNCLACHELPIKGVEAYGTIAPPLSGIAKRLAEPQLRLRVVDSRHLNPNSIMPGFYRDPSLINRPGKGYEGRTFLAAQDVEDVIAYLVTLK, via the coding sequence ATGAAAACTCTAAACACCTTAATTTTCCTGCTATTTGCAACGACTCCCGGTTTGGCGGCGGAAGCTGAGGGTGTTCCACCCCCGCCTGAAGCGTATTGCAAATGGGAGATGGTCAATTATTCAATTCCAGCGCCGTTGTGCGGTTTAAAAGGCGAGGCGCTACGTGGCGAGAAAGTCGTTGCGGATGCGGCTCGCGGGAATTGTTTAGCCTGTCACGAATTGCCGATTAAGGGCGTGGAAGCTTACGGCACGATTGCTCCGCCATTATCTGGCATTGCCAAACGCTTGGCAGAGCCACAATTGCGCTTGCGGGTAGTGGATTCGCGCCATTTGAACCCGAATTCGATTATGCCGGGTTTTTACCGTGACCCCAGTCTGATTAATCGTCCCGGCAAGGGGTATGAGGGCAGAACCTTCCTCGCTGCTCAGGATGTGGAAGATGTCATCGCTTACTTGGTAACACTCAAATGA
- a CDS encoding 2OG-Fe(II) oxygenase, whose product MRELAPNSFIFEQSDALPGFLCDNMVARFEQNLADQYAGRIGQDMGSNQSVKKTTDIFVSGDDKPHWKDVDNNLHRSLALALREFREMFPYFKGPFKDMGYNLQRYQPGEYYHWHIDGGSHQFAMRQLVALWYLNDVPVEAGGSTDFLFQNLSVQPEKGKLVLFPPFWTHEHRAGVMQSGVKYIATTWIIFA is encoded by the coding sequence ATGCGTGAATTAGCGCCGAATTCGTTTATTTTTGAACAGAGCGATGCGTTGCCGGGATTTTTGTGTGACAACATGGTGGCACGTTTCGAGCAGAATCTGGCGGATCAATACGCGGGGCGTATCGGTCAGGATATGGGCAGCAACCAAAGCGTGAAGAAAACCACCGATATTTTTGTGAGCGGCGACGATAAGCCGCATTGGAAAGATGTGGATAATAATTTGCACCGTTCGCTGGCGTTGGCGTTGCGGGAGTTCCGTGAAATGTTTCCGTATTTCAAAGGCCCGTTTAAAGACATGGGCTATAATTTGCAACGTTATCAGCCGGGCGAGTATTACCACTGGCACATTGATGGCGGCAGTCATCAGTTTGCGATGCGTCAATTGGTAGCGTTGTGGTATTTGAACGATGTGCCAGTGGAGGCGGGTGGTTCCACGGATTTTTTGTTTCAAAATCTCAGTGTGCAGCCAGAGAAAGGCAAATTGGTATTATTTCCCCCGTTTTGGACGCATGAACACCGCGCGGGTGTGATGCAGTCAGGGGTGAAATATATTGCTACCACGTGGATTATTTTCGCCTAA
- a CDS encoding MFS transporter, whose amino-acid sequence MESYTSLLVLRGLRGLFLGGLPAIAIAYMGDEFTSKAVVLAVGVYISANSLGGVTGRMLGGFVGEYLGWAAAFGAMGVLSAVLLAVFVWLLPKSQNFHPKPLHPVHIARDMGGHLRNPVLLVAFLIAGGNFMIFLNQYSYITFVLAAAPYHLSPHALGLLFLTYLSGTLAAALSGRVTQYFSAPVGMGLGIVLLMGGTLLTLIPHLYAIVWGFMVSSLGFFLTHSLASSWVSHHALQARASASSLYLVFYYMGASVGGFVLAPFWAWDGWLGIVAGSLLVYSLTLGCSVWLYRWQGRAESRKVWV is encoded by the coding sequence GTGGAAAGTTACACGAGTTTGTTGGTATTACGTGGGTTGCGGGGCTTGTTTTTGGGCGGGCTGCCTGCGATTGCGATTGCGTACATGGGCGATGAATTTACCAGCAAAGCGGTGGTATTGGCGGTGGGGGTGTACATCAGTGCGAACAGTCTTGGCGGGGTGACGGGGCGTATGCTGGGCGGTTTTGTGGGGGAATATTTGGGTTGGGCGGCGGCGTTTGGGGCAATGGGGGTGTTGAGTGCGGTGTTGCTGGCGGTGTTTGTGTGGCTGTTGCCGAAGTCGCAGAATTTTCACCCGAAACCCTTGCATCCGGTACACATTGCGCGGGATATGGGAGGGCATTTGCGTAATCCGGTATTGCTGGTGGCGTTTTTGATTGCGGGTGGTAACTTTATGATTTTCCTGAATCAGTACAGTTACATTACCTTTGTGTTGGCGGCTGCACCGTATCATTTGTCGCCGCACGCGCTGGGTTTGCTGTTTCTGACGTATTTAAGCGGTACGTTGGCGGCGGCATTGTCGGGGCGGGTGACGCAGTATTTTTCCGCGCCGGTGGGAATGGGTTTGGGAATTGTGTTGTTGATGGGCGGCACGCTGTTGACGCTGATTCCGCACCTGTATGCGATTGTGTGGGGGTTTATGGTGAGCAGTTTGGGCTTTTTCCTGACGCATTCGCTGGCAAGTAGTTGGGTGAGCCATCATGCGTTGCAGGCGCGGGCGAGTGCGTCATCGTTGTATTTGGTGTTTTATTACATGGGGGCAAGTGTCGGCGGGTTTGTGCTTGCGCCTTTTTGGGCATGGGATGGCTGGTTGGGCATTGTGGCGGGGTCGTTGTTGGTTTATAGCCTGACGTTGGGGTGTAGTGTGTGGTTATATCGGTGGCAGGGGCGGGCAGAGTCGCGTAAAGTTTGGGTATGA
- a CDS encoding LysR family transcriptional regulator substrate-binding protein, which translates to MQVIEGGTWQLQQMLESGELDLAVIVRDFVPPELEAVTIQREEMRVIVPKEHPFAYQASVSLPEFFAEELVMFRPGYFHRKIIDRLAQEAGVTPKIGFETNLLPLIKSIIKQGFGISTLLTMVVKEEPELVDLPFEQPLWLDLCIACDEKAIYHAPIVPLSISCWSKALTEA; encoded by the coding sequence GTGCAAGTGATCGAAGGCGGTACATGGCAATTGCAACAAATGCTGGAAAGCGGCGAACTGGATTTGGCCGTCATCGTGCGCGATTTTGTTCCACCCGAACTCGAAGCGGTCACGATTCAACGTGAAGAAATGCGCGTGATCGTGCCCAAAGAACACCCTTTCGCCTACCAAGCCAGCGTCAGTCTGCCCGAATTTTTCGCTGAAGAACTGGTGATGTTCCGCCCCGGCTATTTCCACCGCAAAATCATCGACCGCCTGGCGCAAGAAGCCGGTGTTACCCCGAAAATCGGTTTTGAAACCAACCTGTTACCGCTGATTAAGTCGATTATCAAACAAGGGTTTGGCATTTCCACCCTGCTGACGATGGTGGTAAAAGAAGAACCCGAACTGGTCGATTTACCGTTTGAACAACCGTTGTGGCTGGATTTGTGCATCGCTTGCGACGAGAAGGCTATTTATCACGCGCCAATCGTGCCTTTGTCGATTTCCTGCTGGAGCAAAGCACTCACTGAAGCATAA
- a CDS encoding replication-associated recombination protein A, producing the protein MRPATLDEYAGQLHLLAAGKPLRRAIEESRPHSMLFWGPPGTGKTTLARLITHYWNAEFLTLSAVLAGVKEIRAAVEVARQNREQFGRVTVLFVDEVHRFNKAQQDAFLPHIEDGTLLFIGATTENPSFELNNALLSRVRTYVLRSLLADDIKQVLQRALQDSVKSLGALPLQASAGVLDALAVAADGDARRALNWLEMAADLAEETPDGLQITDTTVKEVVAESLRRFDKGGDLFYEQISALHKSVRGTDPDAALYWLCRMLDGGCDPLYIARRVVRMASEDIGNADPRGLQLALNAWDAYERLGSPEGELMIAQAVVYLACAPKSNAVYSAYKLARADAQQSGSLDVPLHLRNAPTKLMKALDYGKGYRYAHDEQNAYASGENYFPDELKGRRYYEPVERGLEIKIREKLAALRKQ; encoded by the coding sequence ATGCGCCCGGCGACGCTCGATGAGTACGCCGGGCAGCTTCATCTGCTTGCCGCTGGCAAACCGTTGCGGCGAGCCATCGAAGAATCCCGCCCGCACTCCATGCTGTTCTGGGGGCCACCCGGAACCGGCAAAACCACCTTGGCACGACTCATTACCCATTATTGGAATGCTGAATTTCTTACGCTGTCAGCCGTATTGGCAGGTGTGAAGGAAATTCGTGCGGCTGTTGAAGTGGCACGGCAAAACCGTGAGCAATTCGGACGTGTAACGGTGCTGTTTGTGGATGAAGTACACCGTTTCAATAAGGCGCAGCAAGATGCGTTTTTGCCGCATATCGAAGACGGCACCTTGCTGTTTATTGGCGCGACTACTGAAAATCCTTCCTTTGAATTGAATAATGCGCTGTTATCACGGGTGCGTACCTACGTGTTGCGTTCTCTGTTAGCGGATGACATCAAGCAAGTGTTACAGCGTGCGTTACAAGATAGCGTGAAAAGTTTGGGCGCATTGCCATTACAGGCCAGTGCTGGTGTTTTGGATGCGTTGGCAGTGGCAGCCGATGGCGATGCACGGCGGGCGCTGAACTGGTTGGAAATGGCTGCGGATTTGGCGGAAGAAACCCCGGATGGTTTGCAGATAACGGATACGACCGTCAAGGAAGTGGTGGCGGAATCGCTGCGGCGTTTCGACAAGGGCGGCGATTTGTTTTACGAGCAGATTTCAGCCTTACACAAGTCGGTGCGCGGCACTGACCCCGATGCGGCGTTGTATTGGCTGTGCCGGATGTTAGATGGCGGTTGTGACCCTTTGTACATTGCGCGGCGGGTGGTGCGCATGGCGAGTGAGGATATTGGCAATGCCGACCCGCGTGGTTTGCAGTTGGCGCTGAATGCTTGGGATGCTTACGAGCGTTTAGGCAGCCCAGAAGGCGAGTTGATGATTGCGCAAGCGGTGGTGTATTTGGCGTGTGCGCCCAAAAGCAATGCCGTATACAGCGCTTACAAATTGGCGCGGGCGGATGCGCAACAGTCCGGTTCGCTGGATGTGCCGCTGCATTTGCGTAATGCACCCACCAAACTGATGAAGGCGCTGGATTACGGCAAAGGCTATCGCTATGCACACGATGAGCAGAATGCGTATGCGTCGGGTGAAAACTATTTCCCGGATGAGTTAAAAGGGCGGCGTTATTATGAGCCGGTTGAACGTGGCTTAGAAATTAAGATTCGTGAAAAACTGGCTGCTTTGCGCAAACAATAG
- the lolA gene encoding outer membrane lipoprotein chaperone LolA — MKATFTKTLAVLLATGLMSSSAWADGRAKLDEFFTKINTMQAAFTQQVVDEKGAVRQSSSGNVFLSRPGKFRWEYAAPDKHEIVADGKNVWVYDVELDQVTVKPMAQALSAAPVGMLTQKQPVNKQFNVQEMEAEGSTLEWFRLTPKKQDSDFTTMDLGISATGVEEMILGDKFGQQTYIKFQGLRTDIDIDKSRFNFTPPKGADVIGKAS; from the coding sequence ATGAAAGCAACGTTTACGAAAACACTGGCAGTACTGTTGGCGACGGGCTTAATGAGCAGCAGTGCATGGGCTGACGGTCGGGCAAAACTTGATGAGTTCTTTACGAAAATCAACACGATGCAAGCGGCTTTTACCCAGCAAGTGGTTGATGAAAAAGGCGCGGTGCGTCAATCGTCCAGTGGTAACGTATTCTTGTCACGCCCCGGTAAATTCCGTTGGGAATACGCCGCACCGGACAAGCACGAAATCGTTGCGGATGGCAAAAACGTGTGGGTTTACGATGTGGAGCTGGATCAGGTAACGGTTAAACCGATGGCGCAAGCCTTATCCGCCGCGCCGGTTGGGATGCTGACTCAAAAACAACCTGTCAACAAACAATTCAATGTGCAGGAAATGGAAGCCGAAGGCAGCACACTGGAATGGTTCCGCTTGACGCCGAAGAAGCAGGATTCTGATTTTACCACGATGGATTTGGGCATTAGCGCGACCGGTGTGGAAGAGATGATTCTGGGCGATAAATTCGGGCAGCAAACCTACATTAAATTCCAAGGCTTGCGCACCGATATTGACATCGACAAGAGCCGCTTTAATTTCACGCCACCCAAAGGGGCTGACGTGATCGGGAAAGCTTCCTGA